The Variovorax paradoxus B4 genome includes a region encoding these proteins:
- a CDS encoding helix-turn-helix domain-containing protein, with protein MTPHAYLSPKLALTAPRGFALRYSGQPRYHCNWHMHDCAMLLWPQTGGLKAAWIDEHPNDAAGHTGTVQLSRSTAILLPAATAHNTRASTQKQRHGELYLAPEVLKGRGSFGAFRLDGAMLAMLDALVSSTLDPRSAEPLVDAIVMQIAVGRSLPLLPDTAAPSLGQRMVRRFGLALEWDQQVPLVDAVACELGVSQRQLQRACLQEFGTSPIDIRRRMLAGRARELMAQGQTLAQTSLQLGFASSGHLGRLLRAISH; from the coding sequence GTGACGCCACACGCCTATCTTTCCCCCAAGCTCGCGCTGACCGCGCCGCGCGGGTTCGCGCTGCGCTACAGCGGTCAGCCCCGTTACCACTGCAACTGGCACATGCACGACTGCGCGATGCTGCTGTGGCCGCAGACCGGCGGATTGAAGGCGGCGTGGATCGACGAACATCCGAACGACGCGGCAGGCCACACAGGCACCGTTCAACTGTCCCGCTCAACAGCCATCCTGTTGCCCGCAGCCACCGCGCACAACACAAGGGCCAGTACCCAGAAACAGCGCCACGGCGAGCTGTACCTCGCCCCCGAGGTGCTCAAGGGCCGCGGCAGCTTCGGCGCGTTTCGCCTGGACGGCGCGATGCTCGCCATGCTCGATGCGCTGGTGTCCTCCACGCTCGACCCGCGCAGCGCCGAGCCGCTGGTCGACGCCATCGTCATGCAGATCGCCGTGGGGCGCAGCCTGCCGCTGCTGCCGGACACAGCTGCGCCCTCGCTCGGACAGCGGATGGTGCGCCGCTTCGGCCTGGCGCTGGAGTGGGACCAGCAGGTGCCGCTCGTCGATGCGGTCGCGTGCGAGTTGGGCGTCTCGCAGCGGCAGCTGCAACGCGCCTGCCTGCAGGAGTTCGGCACGTCGCCCATCGACATCCGCCGCCGCATGCTCGCGGGGCGTGCCCGCGAGCTCATGGCACAGGGCCAGACGCTCGCGCAGACCAGCCTGCAACTCGGCTTCGCCAGCAGCGGACACCTCGGCCGGCTGCTGCGCGCCATCTCGCACTGA
- a CDS encoding LysR family transcriptional regulator, whose product MQPAKATNLQLDLTSDLQKWRAFLAIAELGSLTRAALFLDSNQSLLSRHLNALERECNARLFNRTGRGVALSDVGQRIFPHVKALLADAEQLELEIRGEAREPMGRVTIGSLPSITNPIVGRLFKQLRARHPGVQLKILEGSSGQVEEWLADERVDIAILYRYGNSLPQQEQALATVDSYLIGAAGDRLTAAAEVPFSALHELPFILPGAPNGLRTALDGIARQERITLAPAMEADSLPLMRSTVAEARLYTVLPIHAVWAEVQEGRLQAAKIVSPGVQRIVSMALARTKGPAKAVSTVAAEIVDIVNDNARSGMWRPIEPA is encoded by the coding sequence ATGCAGCCCGCCAAAGCCACCAACCTCCAACTCGATCTCACCTCCGACCTGCAGAAATGGCGGGCCTTTCTGGCCATCGCCGAACTCGGCAGCCTGACGCGCGCAGCCCTCTTTCTCGACAGCAACCAGTCGTTGTTGAGCCGGCACCTGAATGCCCTCGAACGCGAATGCAACGCGCGCCTGTTCAACCGCACCGGTCGCGGTGTGGCGCTGTCCGATGTGGGCCAGAGAATCTTTCCGCACGTCAAGGCGCTGCTTGCGGACGCCGAACAACTGGAGCTCGAGATTCGCGGCGAGGCGCGCGAGCCGATGGGGCGCGTCACCATCGGCTCGCTGCCTTCGATCACGAATCCGATCGTCGGGCGCCTCTTCAAGCAGCTGCGCGCGCGCCACCCGGGCGTCCAGCTCAAGATTCTCGAAGGCTCGAGCGGACAGGTGGAAGAATGGCTGGCCGACGAACGCGTGGACATTGCCATCCTCTATCGCTACGGCAACTCCCTGCCGCAGCAGGAACAGGCGCTGGCCACGGTCGACAGCTACCTGATCGGCGCCGCCGGCGACCGCCTGACCGCCGCAGCCGAAGTGCCGTTCAGCGCGCTGCATGAGCTGCCCTTCATCCTGCCGGGCGCGCCCAACGGCCTGCGCACAGCGCTCGACGGCATCGCGCGGCAGGAGCGCATCACGCTGGCGCCGGCGATGGAAGCCGATTCGCTGCCGCTGATGCGCTCCACCGTGGCCGAGGCTCGCCTGTACACCGTGCTGCCGATCCACGCCGTCTGGGCCGAGGTGCAGGAAGGCCGCTTGCAGGCCGCGAAGATCGTCTCGCCCGGCGTGCAGCGCATTGTTTCCATGGCGTTGGCCCGCACCAAGGGTCCGGCCAAGGCTGTGTCGACGGTGGCAGCGGAGATCGTCGACATCGTCAACGACAACGCCCGCAGCGGCATGTGGCGTCCGATCGAGCCGGCGTAG
- a CDS encoding DUF2933 domain-containing protein: MDHDHSESPPFRRSPAGLTLFAAAAVGGFYLVTEHTAHLFGALPYLIVLACPLMHIFMHQGHGHGGHGHPGGQSPGNDHEQRSE; this comes from the coding sequence ATGGACCACGATCATTCCGAGTCGCCGCCGTTCCGGCGCTCCCCTGCGGGCCTGACGCTGTTCGCAGCCGCCGCGGTCGGCGGCTTCTACCTCGTCACCGAGCACACAGCACACCTGTTCGGCGCCCTGCCCTACCTGATCGTTCTGGCCTGTCCGTTGATGCACATCTTCATGCACCAAGGCCATGGTCACGGCGGCCATGGGCACCCGGGCGGACAGTCCCCGGGGAACGACCATGAACAGCGCTCCGAATGA
- a CDS encoding methyltransferase family protein, which yields MNSAPNDYGLWGLVFLNSVIFVGFAYSFFKPANLRDWRSFGAYGAFIVALFAEMYGFPLTIYLLSGWLGTKFPGVNLLEHDAGHLWWLITGRHGNPHFGALHILSFAFIFAGFTLLSKAWHVLYHAQRRHELAKTGPYRLVRHPQYIGFVAIMFGFLLQWPTMLTLGMFPVLLVMYVRLAISEERDSEQAFGEAWREYAKATPRFIPNLFRASHARQASGH from the coding sequence ATGAACAGCGCTCCGAATGACTACGGCCTCTGGGGCCTCGTGTTCCTGAACTCCGTCATCTTCGTGGGGTTCGCATACAGCTTCTTCAAACCGGCGAACCTGCGCGACTGGCGCAGCTTCGGCGCGTACGGTGCCTTCATCGTGGCCCTGTTCGCGGAGATGTACGGCTTCCCGCTGACCATCTACCTGCTCTCCGGCTGGCTCGGCACGAAGTTTCCGGGCGTCAACCTGCTCGAGCACGACGCCGGCCATCTGTGGTGGCTCATCACGGGCCGGCATGGCAATCCGCACTTCGGCGCGCTGCACATCCTCAGCTTCGCCTTCATCTTTGCCGGGTTCACGTTGCTGTCCAAGGCGTGGCACGTGCTGTATCACGCCCAGCGACGGCACGAACTGGCCAAGACGGGCCCCTACCGGCTCGTTCGCCATCCCCAGTACATCGGCTTCGTGGCCATCATGTTCGGCTTCCTGCTTCAGTGGCCCACGATGCTGACGCTCGGAATGTTCCCGGTGCTGTTGGTGATGTACGTGCGGTTGGCCATCTCGGAGGAGCGTGATTCCGAGCAGGCTTTCGGCGAGGCCTGGCGCGAGTACGCGAAGGCCACGCCTCGGTTCATCCCGAATTTGTTCAGGGCTTCGCACGCACGCCAAGCCAGCGGCCACTGA
- a CDS encoding DUF5676 family membrane protein: MSTTSPSVRNPDSAPTALRTGMALAMTVAVFYTLCAMVWLAAPGPFLNFMNGLFHGMDFSALMRPAPFSWAGFLEALVVLSVWAFLAGSFFGWLRQRLGS; the protein is encoded by the coding sequence ATGAGCACGACATCGCCTTCAGTCCGGAACCCGGACTCCGCTCCCACGGCGCTGCGTACGGGGATGGCCCTGGCCATGACCGTTGCGGTCTTCTACACGCTGTGCGCAATGGTCTGGCTCGCCGCGCCCGGCCCATTCCTGAACTTCATGAACGGCCTGTTCCACGGCATGGACTTCAGCGCACTCATGCGGCCTGCACCGTTTTCCTGGGCCGGCTTCCTCGAAGCGTTGGTCGTGTTGAGCGTTTGGGCATTCCTCGCGGGCTCGTTCTTTGGATGGCTGCGCCAACGTCTTGGCAGCTGA
- a CDS encoding RidA family protein has product MSATHPDERLRSVGLVLPAAPTPKGNYASTCVVPLGGDRHWVHVSGQTCRINGRALAGRCRDDSDILEAAHAAEVAALNALSALASAAGGLSNVEQIVRVRGYVNADPGFGQHGVVLDGASNVLGVAFDGHSPPARTAVGVSSLPDDAWVEIELEAMVHAR; this is encoded by the coding sequence GTGAGTGCAACACACCCGGATGAACGCCTGCGTTCGGTAGGCCTGGTGCTACCGGCCGCGCCGACGCCCAAGGGCAACTACGCGTCCACCTGTGTCGTGCCGCTCGGAGGTGACAGGCATTGGGTGCACGTGAGCGGACAGACCTGCCGCATCAACGGGCGTGCGCTGGCGGGACGCTGCCGCGACGACAGCGACATCCTCGAGGCCGCGCACGCCGCCGAGGTGGCCGCGCTCAATGCGCTGTCGGCACTGGCGAGTGCGGCGGGAGGTCTTTCGAACGTCGAGCAGATCGTTCGCGTACGCGGCTACGTCAATGCCGACCCCGGGTTCGGGCAGCACGGCGTGGTGCTTGATGGGGCGTCGAATGTGCTGGGCGTGGCCTTCGACGGCCATAGCCCGCCGGCGCGCACTGCGGTGGGAGTGAGCAGCCTGCCGGACGATGCCTGGGTGGAGATCGAGCTGGAGGCCATGGTGCACGCCCGATAG
- a CDS encoding phospholipase D family protein, translated as MREQLDLSPAGIERRRRRRSGMVGRCMLAVAAALLAACTSLALDVPRVPSHAFDQPLLTSLGRTYFSRLASAPGQSGFHLLVSGPEAFAARGALAAAAERSLDLQYYSVADDSTATLLLDGVLRAAQRGVRVRLLVDDLNVGDRESHLAMLAAHPNVEVRLFNPFSQRGSFGLAQVLELLGDGERLNRRMHNKLWIADGAVAVMGGRNLGNAYFNVSQERDFADLDVLAAGPVVADVSRSFDRYWNSRGAVPIAAIAGPVPAPAELRQAWAGIAAQAGDFRESDYVRSLRKTAFGSLVRTGQVPLVIAPAEALSDVPVDPFAGSLETTSAIFPVLRKSVEKARHEVILVSPYLVPGATGVQVLCGLARRGVRVRILTNSLASTDVPVVHAGYARYRPRMLACGVALYELRPGGPGARSPRLGLSSGASLHAKAVVVDGEAVFIGSMNLDPRSSKLNTEVALRIESQELGRQLTALFGEATTLDQVFEVGLDEPGDAASSLHWQSLENDRPVRYSSDPLASAWRVWMARFLGGLAPEELL; from the coding sequence CCCGCGTGCCGTCCCATGCGTTCGACCAACCCCTGCTGACGTCGCTTGGCCGCACCTACTTCTCGCGACTCGCATCGGCACCGGGCCAATCGGGTTTTCATCTGCTGGTCTCCGGACCGGAGGCGTTTGCCGCTCGCGGCGCTCTCGCCGCAGCGGCGGAACGAAGCCTCGACCTGCAGTACTACAGCGTCGCCGATGATTCGACGGCGACCCTGCTGCTGGACGGTGTGTTGCGGGCCGCGCAGCGGGGCGTTCGCGTGCGGCTGCTGGTCGACGACCTGAATGTGGGCGATCGCGAATCTCACCTGGCCATGCTCGCCGCCCATCCGAACGTGGAAGTGAGGTTGTTCAATCCGTTCTCGCAGCGCGGCAGTTTCGGCCTGGCGCAGGTGCTCGAACTGCTTGGCGACGGCGAGCGCCTGAATCGGCGAATGCACAACAAGCTGTGGATCGCCGACGGTGCCGTGGCCGTGATGGGCGGCCGCAATCTGGGCAACGCCTACTTCAATGTGTCCCAGGAGCGCGACTTTGCCGATCTCGACGTGCTGGCCGCCGGCCCCGTGGTGGCCGACGTGTCACGCAGCTTCGACCGGTACTGGAACAGCCGTGGGGCGGTGCCGATTGCTGCAATTGCCGGCCCTGTGCCGGCCCCGGCCGAACTCCGGCAGGCATGGGCCGGGATCGCCGCGCAGGCCGGCGACTTTCGAGAGAGCGACTATGTGCGCTCGCTGCGCAAGACAGCGTTCGGCAGCCTGGTGCGCACCGGACAGGTGCCGCTGGTCATTGCGCCCGCCGAGGCGCTGTCCGACGTGCCTGTGGATCCGTTCGCTGGTTCGCTCGAGACCACCAGCGCGATCTTCCCGGTGCTGCGCAAGTCGGTCGAGAAGGCCCGGCATGAAGTGATTCTGGTGTCGCCCTATCTGGTTCCGGGTGCAACCGGCGTGCAGGTGCTTTGCGGTCTGGCCCGCCGCGGCGTGCGAGTGCGGATCCTCACCAATTCACTGGCCTCGACCGATGTGCCGGTGGTGCATGCCGGATACGCGCGCTATCGTCCGCGGATGCTCGCGTGCGGCGTGGCGCTGTATGAGTTGCGGCCCGGCGGACCCGGCGCCAGGAGCCCGCGCCTGGGGCTGTCGTCGGGTGCCAGCCTTCATGCCAAGGCCGTCGTCGTCGATGGCGAGGCGGTGTTCATCGGGTCGATGAACCTCGATCCGCGCTCCAGCAAGCTCAACACCGAGGTGGCGCTGCGGATCGAGAGCCAGGAGCTCGGGCGGCAGCTGACCGCGCTGTTCGGCGAGGCCACCACGCTCGACCAGGTCTTCGAGGTCGGGCTCGACGAGCCCGGCGACGCCGCTTCATCGCTGCATTGGCAGTCCCTGGAAAACGATCGGCCGGTGCGTTATTCGAGCGACCCGCTTGCCAGCGCATGGCGCGTCTGGATGGCCCGCTTTCTGGGGGGATTGGCGCCGGAAGAACTGTTGTAG
- a CDS encoding PhzF family phenazine biosynthesis protein, translated as MNMAHRQSGEVAGIRVFVNGPRGGNPVPMVRNADGMAASDMQDVARRHGHESAFVFESNEPGIDWKFRFFVPNHEMEMCGHATVGTLWALRAWGEWTTPSARIRTLSGVVDAWWDAPRGRVWISQPKVRLSAVDAHFGERVCQVLSPQLPVERHSLVENAATSRVKTLVRMPTIAALDALTPLLGQIEATCASIDSTGLYPYAVETGADGTPVVAARQFPRSSGYPEDAATGIAAAALWGYLSITDAIPVGTPAAPVVTSIRQGEAMGSPSAIELQARFGAHGEVVGCWLSGHVEWAAL; from the coding sequence ATGAACATGGCCCATCGGCAATCCGGCGAAGTCGCAGGCATCCGCGTCTTCGTCAACGGCCCCCGTGGCGGCAACCCTGTTCCCATGGTGAGGAACGCCGACGGCATGGCCGCGTCCGACATGCAGGACGTGGCCCGGCGCCACGGCCACGAGTCGGCATTCGTCTTCGAGTCGAACGAGCCCGGCATCGACTGGAAATTCCGTTTCTTCGTTCCCAACCACGAGATGGAGATGTGCGGGCACGCCACGGTCGGAACCCTGTGGGCGCTGCGCGCATGGGGCGAATGGACCACGCCCTCCGCGCGGATACGCACCCTGAGCGGCGTGGTCGACGCCTGGTGGGACGCACCGCGCGGACGCGTGTGGATCTCGCAGCCGAAGGTCAGGCTGTCGGCCGTCGACGCGCATTTCGGCGAGCGGGTCTGCCAGGTGTTGAGTCCGCAACTGCCGGTCGAGCGCCATTCGCTGGTCGAGAATGCCGCCACCAGCCGCGTCAAGACGCTGGTGCGCATGCCCACCATCGCGGCGCTCGATGCACTGACACCCCTGCTCGGGCAGATCGAGGCAACGTGCGCGTCGATCGATTCGACGGGGCTCTATCCCTACGCCGTGGAAACCGGTGCCGACGGCACGCCCGTCGTCGCGGCGCGGCAGTTTCCGCGTTCCTCCGGCTATCCGGAAGACGCGGCCACAGGCATCGCAGCGGCCGCCTTGTGGGGCTACCTGAGCATCACCGATGCCATTCCCGTCGGAACGCCTGCCGCGCCGGTGGTCACGTCGATCCGTCAGGGCGAAGCCATGGGCAGCCCCTCGGCCATCGAGCTGCAGGCGCGGTTCGGGGCGCACGGCGAAGTGGTCGGCTGCTGGCTCAGCGGCCACGTGGAATGGGCCGCACTGTGA
- a CDS encoding Bug family tripartite tricarboxylate transporter substrate binding protein — protein sequence MHRPFQRAARMAARHFAPLALGVSALSGVPALAQEWPTKPITVIVPFPAGGGTDLVVRSVQVALQKQLGQQLVIDNRAGAGGTIGSGMVARANPDGYTVGIATTSTHAVSTGVYKKLSYDPVKDFAYGGIIGTSPYVLVANRQLKATDMKSFIAALRARPEGASFASVGAGTVSHLLGEKFKDVAKAPWVHVPYRGAAPAYTDLIGGQVQFMFDNPVGLAPYIHSHKLAAIATTAPDALLAGVPTFAQAGVAGFDQTLWYGFAFPKDTPPKVVEKFNRALTAVLSDRAIAADLASKGVNATPGTSEVMQATVARDAPFWRGIAQAAGATAD from the coding sequence ATGCATCGACCTTTTCAGCGCGCAGCCCGCATGGCCGCACGACATTTCGCACCGCTGGCCCTCGGCGTCTCGGCCCTTTCGGGCGTCCCCGCCCTCGCGCAGGAATGGCCCACCAAGCCGATCACCGTGATCGTCCCCTTCCCCGCCGGCGGTGGCACCGACCTCGTCGTGCGCTCGGTCCAGGTGGCGCTGCAGAAGCAGCTGGGCCAGCAGCTGGTCATCGACAACCGCGCGGGCGCCGGCGGGACCATCGGGTCCGGCATGGTCGCCCGGGCCAACCCGGACGGCTACACCGTCGGCATCGCAACCACGAGCACGCACGCGGTGAGCACGGGCGTCTACAAGAAGCTGTCCTATGACCCGGTCAAGGACTTCGCCTACGGCGGCATCATCGGCACTTCGCCCTACGTGCTGGTGGCCAACCGGCAGCTGAAGGCGACGGACATGAAGTCGTTCATCGCGGCGCTGCGCGCCCGGCCCGAGGGCGCGAGCTTCGCGTCGGTCGGCGCTGGCACCGTGTCGCATTTGCTGGGCGAGAAATTCAAGGACGTCGCGAAGGCGCCGTGGGTGCACGTGCCCTACCGCGGTGCGGCCCCCGCGTACACCGACCTGATCGGCGGCCAGGTGCAGTTCATGTTCGACAACCCGGTCGGCCTGGCGCCCTACATCCACAGCCACAAGCTCGCGGCGATCGCCACGACAGCCCCCGACGCGCTGCTCGCCGGCGTGCCCACGTTCGCGCAGGCCGGCGTGGCCGGGTTCGACCAGACGCTCTGGTACGGCTTTGCCTTCCCGAAGGACACGCCGCCCAAGGTGGTGGAGAAGTTCAACCGCGCGTTGACCGCGGTGCTGAGTGATCGGGCGATTGCGGCCGACCTGGCCTCCAAGGGCGTGAACGCGACCCCCGGCACGTCCGAGGTCATGCAGGCCACCGTGGCGCGCGACGCGCCCTTCTGGCGCGGCATCGCACAGGCTGCCGGTGCAACCGCAGATTGA
- a CDS encoding alpha/beta fold hydrolase, translating to MPLRWFDRQLRKAAMGALALSLLACTSFAPVDAPARQRVLLTEGPARIDVIVEGRGPAVVLLPSSQRDSEDFDDVAARIAAAGFKVLRPQPRGMGGSTGPMQALSLHVLAADVAATVRQLGGGRAVLVGHAFGHFVARVADLDHPQQVRGVVVAGGAARTFPAGMAESLAIASDPTQPREARLRGLRHAFFAPGNNPEPWLSGWHPELRQAYRQAGAKPAKELWWPVSHAPLLDLQGADDPWRPPASRNELKDVLGDKVTVQVIPNASHALIPEQPAAVAQAIVAWIGTLPP from the coding sequence ATGCCCCTGAGATGGTTCGATCGACAGCTGCGCAAGGCCGCGATGGGCGCGCTCGCGCTGTCGCTGCTGGCCTGTACCAGCTTCGCCCCCGTCGACGCCCCGGCCCGCCAGCGCGTGCTGTTGACCGAGGGCCCGGCCCGCATCGACGTGATCGTCGAAGGCCGGGGGCCCGCGGTGGTGCTGCTGCCCTCGTCGCAGCGCGACTCGGAAGACTTCGACGATGTGGCGGCGCGCATCGCCGCCGCCGGCTTCAAGGTCCTGCGGCCGCAGCCGCGCGGCATGGGCGGCTCGACCGGACCGATGCAGGCCTTGAGCCTGCACGTGCTGGCCGCCGACGTGGCGGCCACGGTGCGGCAGCTGGGCGGCGGTCGCGCCGTGCTGGTGGGCCATGCCTTTGGACATTTCGTGGCGCGCGTGGCCGACCTCGACCATCCGCAGCAGGTGCGCGGCGTGGTGGTCGCCGGCGGCGCGGCGCGCACATTTCCGGCCGGCATGGCCGAATCCCTGGCCATCGCCTCCGATCCCACGCAGCCGCGCGAAGCACGTTTGCGCGGTTTGCGCCACGCATTCTTCGCACCCGGCAACAACCCCGAGCCCTGGCTTTCCGGCTGGCACCCGGAGCTGCGCCAGGCCTACCGACAGGCCGGTGCAAAGCCGGCCAAGGAACTGTGGTGGCCGGTGAGCCATGCGCCGCTGCTCGACCTGCAGGGTGCCGACGACCCGTGGCGCCCGCCCGCGTCGCGCAACGAACTGAAAGACGTGCTCGGCGACAAGGTCACGGTGCAGGTGATCCCGAATGCCAGCCATGCGCTGATTCCCGAACAACCCGCGGCGGTGGCACAGGCTATCGTGGCGTGGATCGGCACGCTGCCGCCCTGA